The following are encoded in a window of bacterium genomic DNA:
- a CDS encoding SO_0444 family Cu/Zn efflux transporter — MPGLEFLYAFGREVMVALYEGGLWILVGFVVAGILHVWVDPSRLARHLGDRSLGAALRGAVIGAPIPLCSCAVLPAAIELRKKGASREATLSFLITTPEVGVDAVAFTTAYFGPVMGVIRPLVAIVTGVVAGALSLRMPDDGRPLAAPPCRVHPDGAPAPDAAHDHDHDHDEHAHHGHDHGDPLAADAPATPETFVQKLRRGMRYSFVDLFDDLGFWLAFALVLTGFLSALLPADFFDTYFPSSIAAMALMVVLGAPMYVCASASTPLAAMFVAKGASAGAALVFLLVGPPMNGATLATVRRFLGPEMVRVYLGSIIGVAMAAGLLVDLLLPDLGDMVRLGEPLEPEVLAPLKTLGMLVFTWYLVRSLRRTGLRAGLHEMFANVRDAAAWGREIDLMPLLRSRITQAVLAVWVAATLLEGIHRVPPGQLGLVRRFGALEGAPRQPGLVYALPFIDELSLVKTDAVRERPINFLARPGSLERDRDPEATLYVTADENLIDIHAEVQYRAADPVRFRLEVEDPDAVLGAVTRAQLLQAMALHPIDATYTRDRAEVETWLLGRVRADAERLGLGLSIVSVRLLDVHAPDTVHEAFRDVASAHEDRLTTIHQATEYANGVVAVARGEAEKLVAESQAWAMQRLVQAHGDSYRFLALAEVHQQAPALTEARLYVETAERVLPGARKVIRATDDGPQGYELWLRGEGMGQPAPAIGPAVAAKPRTPPSMEELMEEDDE, encoded by the coding sequence GTGCCGGGACTCGAGTTTCTCTACGCCTTCGGGCGCGAGGTCATGGTCGCCCTGTACGAGGGCGGGCTGTGGATCCTCGTCGGCTTCGTCGTCGCCGGCATCCTCCACGTCTGGGTCGACCCGTCCCGGCTGGCGCGCCACCTCGGCGATCGCAGCCTCGGGGCGGCGCTGCGCGGGGCGGTGATCGGGGCGCCGATCCCGCTCTGCTCGTGCGCGGTGCTGCCCGCCGCGATCGAGCTGCGCAAGAAGGGCGCGAGCCGCGAGGCGACGCTCTCCTTCTTGATCACGACGCCGGAGGTGGGCGTCGACGCGGTGGCCTTCACCACCGCCTACTTCGGGCCGGTGATGGGCGTCATCCGGCCGCTGGTCGCGATCGTCACCGGCGTGGTCGCGGGCGCGCTGTCGCTGCGCATGCCGGACGACGGCCGGCCGCTCGCGGCGCCGCCGTGTCGGGTGCACCCGGACGGCGCCCCTGCGCCGGACGCCGCGCACGACCACGACCACGACCACGACGAGCACGCGCACCACGGCCACGACCACGGCGACCCGCTGGCCGCGGACGCCCCGGCGACGCCCGAGACGTTCGTCCAGAAGCTGCGGCGCGGCATGCGCTACTCCTTCGTCGACCTCTTCGACGACCTCGGCTTCTGGCTGGCCTTCGCCCTGGTCCTCACCGGCTTCCTCTCGGCCCTCCTGCCGGCCGACTTCTTCGACACCTACTTCCCGTCCTCGATCGCGGCGATGGCGCTGATGGTCGTCCTCGGCGCGCCGATGTACGTCTGCGCCAGCGCCTCGACGCCCCTCGCGGCGATGTTCGTCGCGAAGGGGGCGTCGGCCGGCGCGGCGCTCGTCTTCCTGCTCGTCGGGCCGCCGATGAACGGCGCCACGCTGGCCACCGTGCGGCGCTTCCTCGGGCCCGAGATGGTGCGGGTCTATCTCGGCTCCATCATCGGCGTGGCCATGGCCGCGGGGCTGCTCGTCGATCTCCTGCTGCCGGACCTCGGCGACATGGTGCGGCTCGGCGAGCCGCTCGAGCCCGAGGTGCTCGCGCCGCTGAAGACGCTCGGGATGCTCGTCTTCACCTGGTACCTCGTGCGCTCGCTGCGCCGCACCGGCCTGCGCGCCGGTCTCCACGAGATGTTCGCCAACGTGCGCGACGCCGCCGCGTGGGGACGCGAGATCGACCTCATGCCGCTGCTGCGCAGCCGCATCACGCAGGCGGTGCTGGCGGTGTGGGTCGCGGCGACGTTGCTGGAGGGCATCCACCGCGTGCCGCCGGGACAGCTCGGGCTGGTGCGCCGCTTCGGCGCCCTCGAGGGCGCGCCGCGCCAGCCCGGCCTGGTGTACGCGCTGCCGTTCATCGACGAGCTGTCGCTGGTGAAGACCGACGCGGTGCGCGAGCGTCCGATCAACTTCCTCGCCCGCCCCGGATCGCTCGAGCGCGACCGCGATCCCGAGGCCACGCTCTACGTCACCGCCGACGAGAACCTGATCGACATCCACGCCGAGGTGCAGTACCGGGCCGCGGATCCGGTCCGCTTCCGGCTCGAGGTCGAGGACCCCGACGCGGTGCTCGGCGCCGTCACCCGGGCGCAGCTCCTCCAGGCCATGGCGCTGCACCCGATCGACGCCACCTACACGCGCGATCGCGCCGAGGTGGAGACGTGGTTGCTGGGGCGCGTGCGCGCCGACGCCGAGAGGCTCGGGCTCGGCCTCTCGATCGTGTCGGTGCGCCTGCTCGACGTGCACGCGCCCGACACCGTGCACGAGGCGTTCCGCGACGTGGCGAGCGCCCACGAGGACCGCCTGACGACGATCCACCAGGCGACCGAGTATGCCAACGGCGTCGTGGCGGTGGCGCGCGGCGAGGCCGAGAAGCTGGTCGCGGAGTCGCAGGCCTGGGCCATGCAGCGCCTGGTGCAGGCGCACGGCGACTCATACCGCTTCCTGGCGCTCGCCGAGGTGCACCAGCAGGCGCCGGCGCTCACCGAAGCGCGGCTCTACGTCGAGACCGCGGAGCGCGTGCTGCCCGGCGCACGCAAGGTGATCCGGGCGACCGACGACGGGCCGCAGGGCTACGAGCTGTGGCTGCGCGGCGAGGGGATGGGCCAGCCGGCGCCGGCGATCGGCCCGGCGGTGGCCGCGAAGCCCCGGACGCCGCCGTCGATGGAAGAGCTGATGGAGGAGGACGACGAATGA
- a CDS encoding MFS transporter, with protein MRAGDRARWWVLLGCLVCQMGLGLGGYVFAVFLKPVVAEMGWSRTAFAAAGGPLLLAMALASPLVGALVERVGARAVFASAITLVAAALLGLSVMQSLWSFYALGFLLGVAITGLGDIPAGGVVSAWFGRRRGLALGLVFVGSNLGGALVPLVAAEVAASAGWRVALRVLAVGGWLLIIPFALWAVRERPADAQAAPEIPPDTLGGATLAEAVRTPAFWILAGVLFTFYFYYLGVNHHLVAFLTDVGFSDAAAARRFAWAIAVGIAGKIGVGLVADRIPVHRAALLTFGLLTLGSFALLAVGEVPRLLPLFLTVHGLTVAAENVMLPLLVAWCFGAQHLTRIYGTLMLALLPGGFLGAVFAAWVQDRTGRYLPAFVVFAVLNACALGALARLRGAAARSGG; from the coding sequence GTGCGAGCCGGCGATCGCGCGCGGTGGTGGGTGCTGCTCGGCTGCCTCGTCTGCCAGATGGGGCTCGGGCTCGGCGGGTACGTCTTCGCCGTCTTCCTGAAGCCCGTGGTCGCCGAGATGGGCTGGAGCCGGACGGCCTTCGCGGCCGCGGGTGGACCGCTGCTGCTCGCCATGGCGCTGGCGAGCCCGCTCGTCGGCGCGCTGGTCGAGCGCGTCGGCGCGCGGGCGGTCTTCGCCTCCGCCATCACGCTGGTGGCGGCCGCCCTGCTCGGGCTGTCGGTCATGCAATCGCTGTGGTCGTTCTACGCGCTCGGGTTCCTCCTCGGGGTCGCGATCACGGGGCTCGGCGACATCCCGGCGGGCGGCGTGGTGTCGGCCTGGTTCGGGCGCCGGCGCGGGCTCGCGCTCGGGCTCGTGTTCGTGGGCTCGAACCTGGGCGGGGCGCTCGTGCCGCTGGTCGCGGCGGAGGTCGCGGCGAGCGCGGGCTGGCGCGTGGCGCTGCGCGTGCTCGCCGTCGGCGGCTGGCTCCTCATCATCCCCTTCGCGCTGTGGGCGGTGCGCGAGCGGCCCGCGGACGCGCAGGCCGCGCCGGAGATCCCGCCCGACACGCTCGGCGGCGCGACGCTCGCCGAGGCCGTGCGGACGCCCGCGTTCTGGATCCTGGCGGGCGTCCTCTTCACCTTCTACTTCTACTACCTCGGCGTGAACCACCACCTGGTGGCGTTCCTCACCGACGTCGGCTTCAGCGACGCCGCCGCGGCGCGCCGGTTCGCGTGGGCGATCGCGGTCGGGATCGCGGGCAAGATCGGCGTCGGCCTCGTCGCCGACCGCATCCCCGTCCATCGGGCCGCGCTCCTGACCTTCGGTCTGCTGACGCTCGGCTCCTTCGCGCTGCTCGCCGTCGGCGAGGTGCCGCGGCTCCTGCCGCTGTTCCTCACCGTGCACGGGCTCACGGTCGCGGCGGAGAACGTCATGCTGCCGCTGCTCGTGGCGTGGTGCTTCGGGGCGCAACACCTGACGCGCATCTACGGCACCCTCATGCTCGCGCTGCTGCCCGGGGGCTTCCTCGGCGCCGTCTTCGCGGCCTGGGTGCAGGATCGGACGGGGCGCTACCTGCCGGCCTTCGTGGTGTTCGCGGTGCTGAACGCGTGCGCGCTCGGCGCGCTCGCGCGGCTGCGCGGCGCGGCCGCACGCAGCGGTGGATGA
- a CDS encoding AbgT family transporter, producing the protein MDGPVAGGLLGRIERLGNRLPDPVTIFVLLGAATLAASSIAAHLGLAVTHPVTGARVGVVDLLSSAGLRTVLTGVVPNFTGFAPLGVVLTVMLGIGIAERSGLLAAVLRASVTGVPPRLVTPAVVLAGLNSHVAADAGYVVLTPLAALLFATLGRHPLAGVAAVFAGVAGGFSANLFLSALDPMLAGLTQEAARLWDPSYTVYATANYWFLAASVPLLTLVGWFVSDRIVEPRLGAWTPPADVPALTPLDALERRGLRWAGVAVVVALAGVVALALPGAPLRAPETGDLEPFFASLVTLLTVVFAVPGIAYGVATGSLRSDRDAAGMMARAMADMGPYVVLAFFAGQFVAWFRQSELGLVVAISGANALRAADLNGVPLLLGFVGLTAFIDLIMASASAKWAAMAPVFVPMFMALGWSPEVTQALYRVGDSFANCVTPLNPYFPIVIVAVRRWAPEVRLGTLLAAMVPYAVAFGVAWSALAVAWVLLGLPLGPGAPIRFPPG; encoded by the coding sequence ATGGACGGGCCGGTGGCGGGCGGGCTCCTCGGGCGCATCGAGCGCCTCGGCAACCGCCTGCCGGATCCCGTGACCATCTTCGTGTTGCTCGGGGCCGCGACGCTGGCGGCGTCGTCGATCGCCGCGCACCTCGGCCTCGCGGTGACGCATCCCGTGACCGGCGCGCGCGTCGGTGTGGTCGACCTGCTGTCGTCGGCGGGCCTGCGCACCGTGTTGACGGGCGTGGTCCCGAACTTCACCGGCTTCGCGCCGCTCGGCGTCGTGCTGACGGTGATGCTCGGGATCGGCATCGCCGAGCGCAGCGGGCTCCTCGCCGCGGTGCTGCGGGCCTCGGTCACCGGCGTGCCGCCGCGGCTGGTGACGCCGGCCGTCGTGCTCGCGGGGCTCAACTCCCACGTCGCCGCCGACGCCGGCTACGTCGTGCTGACGCCGCTCGCGGCCCTGCTCTTCGCGACCCTCGGCCGCCACCCGCTCGCCGGCGTCGCCGCCGTGTTCGCCGGCGTCGCGGGCGGCTTCTCGGCCAACCTCTTCCTGTCGGCGCTCGACCCGATGCTGGCCGGGCTCACGCAGGAGGCGGCGCGGCTGTGGGATCCGTCGTACACCGTCTACGCGACGGCGAACTACTGGTTCCTCGCCGCCTCGGTGCCGCTGCTGACGCTGGTGGGCTGGTTCGTCTCCGACCGCATCGTCGAGCCGCGGCTCGGCGCCTGGACGCCGCCCGCCGACGTGCCGGCGCTGACCCCGCTCGACGCGCTCGAGCGCCGCGGGCTGCGCTGGGCGGGCGTCGCCGTCGTGGTCGCGCTCGCCGGCGTGGTCGCGCTCGCCCTGCCCGGCGCGCCGCTGCGCGCGCCCGAGACGGGCGACCTGGAGCCGTTCTTCGCGAGCCTCGTGACGCTGCTGACGGTGGTGTTCGCCGTCCCCGGCATCGCCTACGGCGTCGCCACCGGCTCGCTGCGCTCGGACCGCGACGCCGCCGGCATGATGGCGCGGGCGATGGCCGACATGGGGCCCTACGTCGTGCTCGCGTTCTTCGCCGGACAGTTCGTCGCCTGGTTCCGCCAGTCGGAGCTGGGGCTCGTGGTCGCGATCTCGGGTGCGAATGCGCTCCGCGCCGCCGACCTGAACGGCGTGCCCCTCCTCCTCGGATTCGTGGGCCTCACCGCGTTCATCGATCTCATCATGGCGAGCGCCTCGGCCAAATGGGCCGCGATGGCACCCGTCTTCGTGCCCATGTTCATGGCGCTCGGCTGGTCGCCCGAGGTGACGCAGGCGCTCTACCGGGTCGGCGATTCCTTCGCCAACTGCGTCACGCCCCTGAACCCCTACTTCCCGATCGTCATCGTGGCCGTGCGCCGCTGGGCCCCCGAGGTGCGGCTCGGCACGCTGCTCGCGGCGATGGTGCCGTACGCCGTCGCCTTCGGCGTCGCCTGGAGCGCCCTGGCCGTCGCCTGGGTGCTCCTCGGTCTCCCGCTGGGGCCCGGCGCCCCCATCCGCTTCCCGCCCGGGTGA
- a CDS encoding ATP-binding cassette domain-containing protein — protein sequence MGEGAHIEFEAVEMGFGGRTVFRNLSCVMPRGRITVILGGSGSGKSTMLRLIGGLVQPRAGHIRVDGRDVTRLSERELYEVRRGVGMLFQSGALLDSMSVFDNLAFPLREHTDLDETAIATEVHDRLAAVGLRDVDDLLPSQLSGGMVKRVGLARAIIRRPGIVLADEPFSGLDPISTKRIEGLLRRINAGHGLTLVVVSHDIDSTMRMADWIVLLQDGGAVQGPPAELRQSPDRRVRAFLGEDPGDEHDPSALSETA from the coding sequence ATGGGCGAGGGCGCACATATCGAGTTCGAAGCGGTGGAGATGGGCTTCGGCGGGCGAACGGTCTTCCGGAACCTGTCGTGCGTCATGCCCCGCGGGCGCATCACCGTGATCCTGGGCGGCAGCGGCTCGGGCAAGAGCACGATGCTGCGCCTGATCGGCGGCCTCGTGCAGCCGCGGGCCGGCCACATCCGCGTCGACGGCCGCGACGTCACCCGGCTCTCCGAGCGCGAGCTCTACGAGGTGCGCCGCGGGGTCGGCATGCTGTTCCAGAGCGGGGCGCTGCTCGACTCGATGTCGGTCTTCGACAACCTCGCCTTCCCGCTGCGCGAGCACACCGATCTCGACGAGACCGCCATCGCGACCGAGGTGCACGACCGGCTCGCCGCCGTCGGGCTGCGCGACGTCGACGACCTCCTGCCGAGCCAGCTCTCGGGCGGCATGGTGAAGCGCGTGGGACTCGCGCGCGCGATCATCCGCCGCCCCGGCATCGTCCTCGCCGACGAGCCGTTCTCCGGCCTCGATCCCATCTCGACGAAGCGCATCGAGGGCCTCCTGCGCCGGATCAACGCCGGCCACGGGCTCACCCTGGTCGTCGTCTCGCACGACATCGACTCCACCATGCGCATGGCCGACTGGATCGTGCTGCTCCAGGACGGCGGCGCCGTCCAGGGTCCGCCCGCCGAGCTGCGCCAGAGCCCGGACCGGCGCGTCCGCGCCTTCCTCGGGGAAGACCCCGGTGACGAGCACGACCCGTCGGCGCTCTCGGAGACGGCGTGA
- a CDS encoding ABC transporter permease yields MLGPIRDLGFLAVRTVADLGRMAQFAGDVVRCIVLPPYRFRALLDEMYKLGVLSLVVICVCGLAVGMVLGLQGYNTLERFGATGALGAVVGLSLVRELGPVLTALLATGRAGSATAAEIGTMVATEQLDGLRMMSIDPVDVVVTPKAVAMVLVMPLLSALFIVCGVFGGYLVGVKLLGVDGGAYLSSLETSVDFHDDVLGSLVKAVVFGGLVGLIATYRGFTSAPTSAGVSAATTATVVVGSVSILLIDYVITALWGV; encoded by the coding sequence ATGCTCGGGCCGATCCGCGACCTCGGCTTCCTCGCCGTGCGCACGGTCGCCGACCTCGGCCGGATGGCGCAGTTCGCCGGCGACGTCGTCCGCTGCATCGTCCTGCCGCCGTACCGCTTCCGGGCGCTGCTCGACGAGATGTACAAGCTGGGCGTCCTGTCCCTGGTCGTGATCTGCGTCTGCGGGCTCGCGGTGGGGATGGTGCTGGGCCTCCAGGGCTACAACACGCTCGAGCGCTTCGGCGCCACGGGCGCGCTCGGGGCGGTCGTCGGCCTGAGCCTCGTGCGCGAGCTCGGACCCGTGCTGACGGCGCTCCTCGCCACCGGCCGCGCCGGCTCCGCCACCGCGGCGGAGATCGGCACGATGGTCGCCACCGAGCAGCTCGACGGCCTGCGCATGATGTCCATCGACCCGGTCGACGTCGTCGTCACGCCGAAGGCCGTGGCCATGGTGCTGGTGATGCCGCTGCTGTCGGCCCTGTTCATCGTGTGCGGCGTGTTCGGCGGCTACCTCGTCGGCGTGAAGCTGCTCGGCGTCGACGGCGGCGCCTACCTGTCGAGCCTCGAGACCTCGGTCGACTTCCACGACGACGTGCTCGGCAGCCTCGTGAAGGCGGTGGTGTTCGGCGGTCTGGTCGGGCTGATCGCGACCTACCGCGGGTTCACGAGCGCGCCGACGTCGGCGGGCGTGAGCGCCGCCACGACCGCGACCGTCGTGGTCGGCTCGGTGTCCATCCTGCTGATCGACTACGTCATCACTGCGCTGTGGGGGGTATGA
- the mlaD gene encoding outer membrane lipid asymmetry maintenance protein MlaD → MSRSPGRDLLVGLFVVAGLAAIAYLSLRVGGVTFTTTEPLVVYADFDELGGLKARAPVVISGVKVGQVSGIALDQDYRARATLQLDPALRLPSDTSASIVTAGLLGDRYVSLQLGGDDTLLKSGDALAFTESAVLLERLLGKFIHNTDVGKGDGGGGS, encoded by the coding sequence GTGAGCCGTTCTCCGGGACGCGATCTCCTCGTCGGACTCTTCGTCGTCGCGGGCCTCGCGGCCATCGCCTACCTGTCCCTGCGCGTCGGCGGGGTCACGTTCACGACCACCGAGCCGCTCGTCGTCTACGCCGACTTCGACGAGCTCGGGGGCCTCAAGGCGCGCGCGCCGGTGGTGATCTCGGGCGTGAAGGTCGGCCAGGTGAGCGGCATCGCGCTCGACCAGGACTACCGCGCCCGCGCGACCCTCCAGCTCGACCCGGCGCTGCGGCTGCCGAGCGACACCTCGGCCTCGATCGTGACCGCCGGCCTCCTCGGCGACCGCTACGTCTCGCTTCAGCTCGGCGGCGACGACACTCTCCTCAAGTCGGGCGATGCGCTCGCGTTCACGGAGTCGGCGGTGCTGCTCGAGCGGCTGCTGGGGAAGTTCATCCACAATACGGACGTCGGAAAGGGCGACGGAGGGGGAGGATCGTGA
- a CDS encoding VacJ family lipoprotein, whose protein sequence is MSRLAWLGAALGLGLCLAGGAPPAHADESAPEVERPATAAPAAAQAQTPAEVAPQIVEYDPWEGFNRKIFAFNDGLDTWVLEPTARGWAYITPQPMRTGFSNFFNNLRFPVNFVNNVFQLKLFDASQDVARFVVNTAIGGAGFLDPASDLGLRQSYEDFGQTMAHWGTPAGPYFVLPILGPSTVRDTAGLPVDAAATIYPFFVSAAVTIGPRILDVINTRAAFLSEVAEAKEASFDYYVFVRNAYLQRRQALIEDRAEKDKTYDDSLYEIVD, encoded by the coding sequence ATGTCGCGTCTCGCATGGCTCGGGGCTGCGCTCGGGCTGGGGCTCTGTCTCGCGGGCGGCGCGCCCCCGGCCCACGCCGACGAGAGTGCCCCGGAGGTGGAGCGGCCGGCGACGGCCGCCCCGGCGGCAGCACAGGCGCAGACGCCTGCCGAGGTCGCGCCCCAGATCGTGGAGTACGACCCCTGGGAGGGCTTCAACCGCAAGATCTTCGCCTTCAACGACGGCCTCGACACCTGGGTGCTCGAGCCCACGGCGAGGGGCTGGGCGTACATCACGCCGCAGCCGATGCGCACCGGGTTCTCGAACTTCTTCAACAACCTGCGCTTCCCGGTGAACTTCGTGAACAACGTCTTCCAGCTGAAGCTGTTCGACGCCTCGCAGGACGTGGCCCGCTTCGTCGTCAACACGGCGATCGGCGGCGCCGGCTTCCTCGACCCGGCGAGCGACCTCGGCCTGCGCCAGTCGTACGAGGACTTCGGCCAGACCATGGCGCACTGGGGCACGCCCGCCGGGCCCTACTTCGTGCTCCCCATCCTCGGCCCGTCGACCGTGCGCGACACCGCCGGGCTGCCCGTCGACGCCGCCGCGACGATCTATCCGTTCTTCGTCAGCGCGGCGGTGACGATCGGCCCGCGCATCCTCGACGTGATCAACACCCGCGCCGCCTTCCTGAGCGAGGTCGCGGAGGCGAAGGAGGCGTCGTTCGACTACTACGTCTTCGTGCGCAACGCCTATCTCCAGCGCCGGCAGGCGCTCATCGAGGACCGCGCGGAAAAGGACAAGACCTATGACGACAGCCTCTACGAGATCGTGGACTGA
- a CDS encoding ABC transporter substrate-binding protein, with product MLLATVAVARAGEDPKAVVQANADRIIAVLSNEALSQEQKRQQVEDIVVSGVDFEILSRLVLARNWSRFSPAQQDEFMREFRRHLSQTYGRRLDQYRNEKIQVTSERTESNGDVTVKSRILRGGAGADVDLDYRLRKVDGQWKIIDFVIEQVSLVSNFRSQFQDIVASGGPERLLTVLREKTAKGEEFKAS from the coding sequence GTGCTGCTCGCGACCGTCGCGGTGGCGCGCGCCGGGGAGGATCCGAAGGCGGTCGTGCAGGCGAACGCCGACCGGATCATCGCGGTCCTCTCGAACGAGGCGCTGTCGCAGGAGCAGAAGCGCCAGCAGGTGGAGGACATCGTCGTCTCGGGCGTCGACTTCGAGATCCTCTCGCGCCTCGTCCTGGCGCGGAACTGGAGCCGCTTCTCGCCCGCGCAGCAGGACGAGTTCATGCGCGAGTTCCGCCGCCACCTCTCGCAGACCTACGGCCGGCGCCTCGACCAGTACCGCAACGAGAAGATCCAGGTGACCAGCGAGCGCACCGAGTCGAACGGCGACGTCACCGTGAAGTCGCGCATCCTGCGCGGCGGCGCGGGCGCCGACGTCGACCTCGACTACCGGCTGCGCAAGGTCGACGGGCAGTGGAAGATCATCGACTTCGTGATCGAGCAGGTGAGCCTGGTGTCGAACTTCCGCTCGCAGTTCCAGGACATCGTAGCGTCGGGCGGGCCCGAGAGGCTGCTCACGGTGCTGCGCGAGAAGACGGCGAAGGGCGAGGAGTTCAAGGCGTCCTGA
- a CDS encoding prolyl oligopeptidase family serine peptidase has protein sequence MLLPSLLLTALLLPSLAAAVLVPGDNDRTIDVGGQTRTYRVHVPPGWTPAKQVPLVLDIHGWSANAAVQQALSGLEAVSNREGFLVVWPQGLNNAWNAGVCCGNPGLDDVAFLRAVIEAATAEGNVDRRRTYVTGLSNGGAMSHKLACEASDLFAAAAPMAFPLPYPNLATCAPARPMPIRMVMGLTDVLVAYENGSFGSAPGTFARWRDIHGCSGTPALVPHGAARCETFAPAQCATGFEVGLCSVVAQEYPGAFFSGHILYVNPDLNLAEEAWAFFARNLLPVPFPAEPQALRGTAKLRFGGRRTTWKDLTWRLGLADTAVVETDRGTMLRAAIGSGKRRTRTLTLDAESRRALLSDVVARIEALTGQTGWNVTLADAPLVYQVDKQGAPKVLRATLQIVGADRASSGKLVLKLRLRR, from the coding sequence ATGCTGCTTCCCTCGCTCCTCCTCACCGCCCTGCTGCTCCCGTCGCTCGCGGCGGCGGTCCTCGTGCCCGGAGACAACGACCGCACCATCGACGTCGGCGGTCAGACGCGCACGTACCGCGTCCACGTGCCGCCCGGCTGGACGCCGGCGAAGCAGGTGCCGCTGGTGCTCGACATCCACGGCTGGAGCGCGAACGCAGCGGTGCAGCAGGCGCTGTCGGGCCTCGAGGCGGTGAGCAACCGGGAGGGGTTCCTGGTCGTGTGGCCGCAGGGCCTCAACAACGCGTGGAACGCCGGGGTGTGCTGCGGCAATCCGGGGCTCGACGACGTCGCCTTCCTGCGCGCCGTCATCGAGGCGGCGACGGCCGAAGGCAACGTCGATCGGCGGCGGACCTACGTCACCGGCCTCTCGAACGGCGGCGCGATGTCGCACAAGCTCGCCTGCGAGGCGTCCGACCTGTTCGCGGCGGCGGCGCCGATGGCGTTTCCCCTGCCCTATCCGAACCTCGCCACCTGCGCGCCCGCCCGCCCGATGCCGATCCGCATGGTGATGGGCCTGACCGACGTCCTGGTCGCGTACGAGAACGGCTCGTTCGGCTCGGCGCCGGGGACCTTCGCCCGCTGGCGCGACATCCACGGCTGCTCCGGCACGCCGGCGCTGGTGCCGCACGGCGCCGCCCGCTGCGAGACGTTCGCCCCGGCGCAGTGCGCGACAGGCTTCGAGGTGGGCCTGTGCAGCGTCGTCGCACAGGAGTACCCGGGCGCGTTCTTCAGCGGCCACATCCTCTACGTCAACCCCGACCTGAACCTCGCCGAGGAGGCCTGGGCGTTCTTCGCGCGCAACCTCCTGCCGGTGCCGTTCCCCGCCGAGCCGCAGGCGTTGCGCGGCACGGCGAAGCTCCGCTTCGGCGGCCGCCGCACGACGTGGAAGGACCTCACCTGGCGGCTCGGCCTCGCCGACACGGCCGTCGTCGAGACCGACCGCGGCACCATGCTGCGCGCCGCCATCGGCTCCGGGAAGCGGCGCACGCGCACGCTGACGCTCGACGCCGAGAGCCGGCGCGCGCTGCTCTCGGACGTCGTCGCGCGCATCGAGGCGCTCACCGGGCAGACGGGCTGGAACGTGACGCTCGCCGACGCGCCGCTCGTCTACCAGGTCGACAAGCAGGGTGCCCCGAAGGTACTGCGCGCGACGCTCCAGATCGTCGGCGCCGACCGCGCCTCGTCCGGCAAGCTGGTCCTGAAGCTGCGGCTGCGACGCTGA
- the hpnH gene encoding adenosyl-hopene transferase HpnH produces MRFPLHVATDMMKWQLRNWWAGNRRYPFVLMLEPLHTCNLACIGCSPERYNGNLKDRLTVDQCLEAVDQCGAPVVSICGGEPTVYPELAELVERTIARKKHVIVCTNGILLDRFWKKGTPHKRLMINVHLDGMRATHDKITDRPGTFDRAIEMIREGKQRGYAVCTNTTIFRETGMDEIEEMCAFLTGLGIDGILLSPGYHYEKIAADRFLHKQETHEKFTRVLELAKRYPVSSTPLFLEFAAGKRDYPCTPWGNPTRSPKGWKGPCYLIEGKYYPTWRDFWGGVDWDYWETREDARCQNCFMHSGFEPSVVRKLGDSPSDVLRMARWQMGA; encoded by the coding sequence ATGCGATTTCCCCTGCACGTCGCCACCGACATGATGAAGTGGCAGCTCCGCAACTGGTGGGCCGGCAACCGGCGCTATCCGTTCGTGCTGATGCTGGAGCCCCTGCACACGTGCAACCTCGCCTGCATCGGCTGCTCGCCGGAGCGCTACAACGGCAACCTGAAGGACCGCCTCACGGTCGACCAATGCCTCGAGGCGGTCGACCAGTGCGGGGCGCCGGTGGTGTCGATCTGCGGCGGCGAGCCGACGGTGTATCCGGAGCTGGCCGAGCTGGTCGAGCGGACGATCGCGCGCAAGAAGCACGTCATCGTCTGCACCAACGGCATCCTCCTCGACCGCTTCTGGAAGAAGGGCACGCCGCACAAGCGCCTCATGATCAACGTGCACCTCGACGGCATGCGTGCGACGCACGACAAGATCACCGACCGCCCGGGCACCTTCGACCGGGCGATCGAGATGATCAGGGAGGGCAAGCAGCGCGGCTACGCCGTGTGCACCAACACCACGATCTTCCGCGAGACCGGCATGGACGAGATCGAGGAGATGTGCGCCTTCCTCACGGGCCTCGGCATCGACGGCATCCTGCTCTCGCCCGGCTACCACTACGAGAAGATCGCGGCGGACCGGTTCCTCCACAAGCAGGAGACGCACGAGAAGTTCACGCGCGTGCTCGAGCTGGCGAAGCGCTACCCGGTGTCGTCGACGCCGCTCTTCCTCGAGTTCGCCGCCGGCAAGCGCGACTACCCGTGCACGCCGTGGGGCAACCCGACGCGCTCGCCGAAGGGCTGGAAGGGTCCCTGCTACCTGATCGAAGGCAAGTACTACCCGACCTGGCGCGACTTCTGGGGCGGCGTCGACTGGGACTACTGGGAGACGCGCGAGGACGCGCGCTGCCAGAACTGCTTCATGCACTCCGGCTTCGAGCCGTCCGTCGTGCGCAAGCTCGGCGACTCGCCGAGCGACGTGCTGCGCATGGCCCGCTGGCAGATGGGCGCGTGA